From the genome of Chitinophagaceae bacterium, one region includes:
- a CDS encoding aminotransferase class I/II-fold pyridoxal phosphate-dependent enzyme, protein MNVRIFELERVQSLYENTVPINLTESGFHPYSLKELLSAEQIQMLTEVTLGYGQTNGSIPLRQTIANIYPHCNEENILVTNGTAEANFVICHTLLQKGDEIVMMVPNYMQMWGVVEEMGCIPKKFHLREDHNWEPDLEELRSLMSPRTKMIVLCNPNNPTGYVLSKKEMESIVTIAREHNCWIYCDEVYRGADLDGIEKPSFYGMYDKVMVNGGLSKAYALPGLRLGWLAGPADIIADSWAYHDYTSIVVGILSDTIAQIVLKPEMRRKVLDRNRTMLYENLLLTVEWAKQYRDIIDFIPPQAGGMLFVRYNLPIQSTELSNWLRIEKGVFILAGDVYGIDKHFRIGIGAEKQYLLKGYSLLTDALKERFKL, encoded by the coding sequence ATGAATGTAAGAATTTTTGAATTAGAACGTGTACAATCTCTGTATGAAAATACTGTGCCTATTAATTTAACAGAAAGCGGTTTCCATCCTTATTCTTTAAAAGAACTTCTTTCCGCAGAACAAATACAAATGCTCACAGAAGTTACTTTAGGATATGGACAGACAAATGGAAGTATTCCACTAAGACAAACAATAGCGAATATATATCCGCATTGTAATGAAGAAAATATATTAGTAACGAATGGCACGGCTGAAGCAAATTTTGTTATATGCCATACTCTTTTACAAAAAGGAGATGAAATAGTAATGATGGTTCCAAACTACATGCAAATGTGGGGAGTAGTAGAGGAAATGGGATGTATCCCTAAAAAGTTTCATCTGAGAGAAGACCATAATTGGGAACCCGACCTAGAAGAACTTCGATCTCTTATGAGTCCCCGTACAAAAATGATAGTTCTATGTAATCCTAATAATCCAACGGGATATGTTTTGAGTAAAAAAGAAATGGAAAGCATAGTAACTATTGCAAGAGAGCATAATTGCTGGATTTATTGCGATGAAGTGTATAGAGGTGCCGATTTAGATGGTATTGAAAAACCCAGTTTTTATGGAATGTATGATAAAGTTATGGTAAACGGGGGACTATCAAAAGCGTACGCTTTACCGGGTTTACGCTTAGGATGGTTGGCAGGTCCTGCGGATATAATAGCAGATTCATGGGCTTACCACGACTATACTTCTATAGTAGTAGGAATATTGAGCGATACAATTGCCCAAATAGTACTAAAGCCCGAAATGAGACGTAAAGTATTAGATCGTAATCGCACTATGCTCTATGAAAACCTTTTATTAACTGTAGAATGGGCGAAGCAATATCGTGATATTATTGATTTTATTCCACCTCAAGCGGGAGGAATGCTCTTTGTCAGGTATAATCTTCCGATACAATCTACAGAATTATCAAACTGGCTCCGCATAGAAAAAGGAGTATTTATTTTAGCAGGGGATGTATATGGAATAGATAAGCACTTTCGGATAGGTATAGGTGCAGAAAAACAGTACTTACTAAAAGGATATTCACTTTTAACAGATGCTTTGAAAGAACGTTTCAAACTCTAA
- the tsaB gene encoding tRNA (adenosine(37)-N6)-threonylcarbamoyltransferase complex dimerization subunit type 1 TsaB gives MRAYIMNYFLSIETTNEVCSVAIWKNDEIICIQECHIKQSHASLLMPLIENVLQSCSISKKELSAVAISSGPGSYTGLRIGTSTAKGICFALNIPLISIPTFYFWADYVNRYNFENYLLCPVMDARRMDVYCSVFDNTLQIIQETECKTIDANSFAHLLKKQKILFFGMGIEKIQKNIQSPNALFLNHYPSAGYMGKICYQKYLNKETENIIYYEPMYLKEFQIKK, from the coding sequence ATGCGTGCGTATATTATGAATTATTTTTTATCAATAGAAACCACTAACGAGGTATGCTCCGTAGCAATTTGGAAAAATGACGAGATAATATGCATCCAAGAGTGCCATATCAAACAATCCCACGCTTCTTTATTAATGCCATTGATAGAAAATGTATTACAGTCATGTTCTATTTCTAAAAAAGAATTAAGTGCTGTAGCAATATCCTCCGGACCTGGCTCTTATACAGGATTAAGAATAGGCACATCTACCGCAAAGGGAATCTGTTTTGCTCTCAATATCCCCCTTATATCTATTCCAACATTTTATTTTTGGGCAGATTACGTTAATAGATATAATTTTGAGAATTATTTGTTATGCCCCGTGATGGATGCAAGAAGAATGGACGTGTACTGCTCTGTTTTTGACAATACATTACAAATTATTCAGGAAACCGAATGTAAAACAATAGATGCAAACTCATTTGCCCATCTATTGAAAAAACAAAAAATACTTTTTTTTGGAATGGGAATTGAAAAAATACAAAAAAACATACAATCTCCAAATGCTTTGTTCCTCAATCATTACCCATCTGCGGGTTATATGGGAAAGATATGCTATCAAAAATATCTCAACAAAGAAACTGAAAATATAATATATTATGAACCAATGTATCTAAAAGAATTTCAAATAAAAAAATAA
- a CDS encoding DUF2306 domain-containing protein, protein MNNIVSGGIGLIHLIVSVIALIAGTYVLLNTKGTVKHKKIGYIYVISMILLNITAFMIYRLFGKFGIFHWFAVLSCVTLALGMLPILLKRPKQYMYMHFNYMYWSVVGLYCAFCAEVLTRMPSIFNIPNTRTLFGTLTAVSIFIVMLIASIIFGKNKINWKKQIEFYN, encoded by the coding sequence ATGAATAACATAGTTAGCGGAGGAATTGGACTGATTCATCTTATTGTTTCCGTTATTGCTTTGATAGCAGGAACGTATGTTTTACTCAACACAAAGGGAACTGTAAAACATAAAAAAATTGGTTATATATATGTGATTTCTATGATATTACTCAATATAACAGCATTTATGATTTATCGACTTTTTGGAAAATTCGGTATTTTTCATTGGTTTGCAGTTTTAAGTTGCGTAACTTTGGCTCTTGGTATGCTGCCAATATTATTGAAAAGACCAAAACAATATATGTATATGCATTTTAACTATATGTATTGGAGTGTGGTCGGATTATATTGTGCGTTTTGTGCGGAGGTCTTAACAAGAATGCCATCTATTTTTAATATACCTAATACTCGCACATTGTTCGGCACATTAACGGCAGTAAGTATATTTATTGTAATGCTCATCGCCTCAATTATTTTTGGAAAGAATAAAATTAATTGGAAAAAACAAATAGAATTTTATAATTAA
- a CDS encoding DUF2480 family protein, with protein MQEKIINKIANSNLTTIPIEDFIEKGERIFFDVKDILYQGIIIREKDIRDFLKKHNWNRYQGTFVAVDCSVDAIIPPWVYMLIASEIESFAKVLVKGNLKDLEKKIYEKKLESIHWEEYKHKKILIKGCNTIYDADHAFFELTKKLKPFVHSIFYGEACSNVPIYKRNIIATQN; from the coding sequence ATGCAAGAAAAAATAATAAACAAAATAGCAAATAGCAATCTTACTACCATTCCAATAGAAGATTTTATAGAAAAAGGAGAACGGATTTTTTTTGATGTGAAAGATATTCTCTACCAAGGAATTATTATAAGAGAAAAAGACATAAGGGATTTTCTCAAAAAGCACAATTGGAATAGATATCAGGGAACTTTTGTGGCTGTAGATTGTAGTGTTGATGCCATCATACCTCCTTGGGTATATATGTTAATAGCATCTGAGATAGAATCTTTTGCAAAAGTTTTAGTAAAGGGAAATTTGAAAGATTTAGAAAAAAAAATATATGAAAAAAAATTGGAATCCATACATTGGGAAGAATATAAACATAAAAAAATACTCATCAAAGGATGTAATACAATATACGATGCTGATCATGCTTTTTTTGAACTCACCAAAAAACTAAAACCTTTCGTACATAGTATTTTTTACGGGGAAGCATGCAGTAACGTGCCTATTTATAAAAGAAACATTATTGCTACACAAAATTAA
- a CDS encoding sterol desaturase family protein, translated as MQTYSQVLLIAIPFFLGLILIEKLYGVIVKKDTIRIMDMISSISSGSTNITKDVLGLGFVVISYPFLLEHFALVHLESSILLYIIAFVVLDFSGYCTHRIAHRVNIFWNGHIIHHSSEEFNLSTALRQSISGFVNIFTFFLIPAALVGVPHDVISVVAPLHLFAQFWYHTQHIKKMGWLEYIIVTPSHHRVHHAINPVYIDKNYSQIFIFWDKLFGTFQEELDEEPPVYGITVPARTWNPIKINFQHLFLLIQDAIRTDSMRDKIRIWFMPTGWRPEDVKEKYPIQKIENVFQQEKYNPTQQRGLMYWTFFQFLGTIFFILYFFSCIGSINIIQMYGYGLFIFLHIYAYTELMDDKKDAILFEILKSMYGLFLFYYYDSWFGLFAISNIAAMSVLFYFIISPIFVLYFYFQLHQKEWSIQKQSML; from the coding sequence ATGCAAACATATAGTCAAGTATTATTAATAGCAATTCCATTTTTTTTAGGACTTATACTTATAGAGAAATTATATGGGGTAATAGTAAAAAAAGATACTATTCGCATAATGGATATGATTTCTAGTATTAGTTCGGGTTCTACAAATATCACAAAAGATGTCTTAGGTTTAGGATTTGTAGTAATATCTTATCCTTTTTTATTAGAGCATTTTGCTCTGGTACATTTGGAGTCGAGTATTTTGTTGTATATCATAGCATTTGTGGTATTAGATTTTTCTGGGTATTGTACCCACCGAATCGCTCATAGGGTTAATATTTTTTGGAATGGGCATATTATTCATCATAGCAGTGAGGAATTTAATTTGTCTACCGCATTACGTCAGAGTATATCGGGATTTGTAAATATATTTACTTTTTTTCTTATACCAGCGGCATTGGTAGGAGTTCCTCATGATGTTATTTCTGTGGTAGCACCGTTACATCTTTTCGCACAGTTTTGGTATCATACTCAGCATATAAAAAAAATGGGGTGGTTAGAATATATTATAGTTACTCCTTCACATCATAGGGTTCATCATGCGATTAATCCTGTTTATATAGATAAAAATTATTCGCAGATATTTATTTTTTGGGATAAATTATTCGGCACTTTTCAAGAAGAGTTAGATGAAGAACCGCCTGTGTATGGGATTACTGTTCCTGCAAGGACGTGGAATCCGATAAAAATAAATTTTCAGCATCTTTTTTTATTAATACAAGATGCCATCAGAACAGATAGTATGAGAGATAAGATAAGAATATGGTTTATGCCTACAGGATGGCGTCCCGAAGATGTAAAAGAAAAATATCCGATTCAGAAGATAGAAAATGTTTTTCAACAAGAAAAATATAATCCTACTCAGCAGAGAGGACTTATGTATTGGACTTTTTTTCAGTTTCTTGGAACTATTTTTTTTATTCTTTATTTTTTTTCTTGTATCGGGAGTATAAATATAATCCAAATGTATGGTTATGGGCTTTTTATTTTTTTACATATTTATGCATATACAGAGTTGATGGATGATAAAAAAGATGCGATTCTGTTTGAAATATTAAAAAGTATGTATGGATTATTTTTATTTTATTATTATGATTCGTGGTTTGGACTTTTTGCAATAAGTAATATTGCTGCGATGTCTGTTCTTTTTTATTTTATTATATCTCCTATTTTTGTTTTATATTTTTATTTTCAATTACATCAAAAAGAATGGTCTATTCAAAAACAAAGTATGTTATAG